The Atribacterota bacterium genome window below encodes:
- a CDS encoding biopolymer transporter ExbD, translating into MVVIEADKKVLHGNVVKVMDLARRAGAERMAIATQPEGEEE; encoded by the coding sequence ATGGTGGTCATCGAGGCCGACAAAAAAGTGCTCCACGGGAATGTGGTCAAGGTGATGGACCTTGCCCGGAGAGCAGGGGCAGAACGAATGGCCATTGCCACACAACCGGAAGGAGAGGAAGAATAA
- a CDS encoding tetratricopeptide repeat protein encodes MNWKKGIMWGMILVLFWGMLLMEYSWAEDALTIALLPFIDRNNEEPHWGYLIRDWIKRVLEEQKNVEVPDVFSVDNLVRASRISWDTLFVPTAAQSLGKRANCDYVLIGSFRHREVAGRDRIIVTPRLHRLVQGDYIDIPSEMFDGERMDLAALYVAQKTMEVLGIETFFSQLSISVPSLVNLFPLYQGLIKVDEAIRTYGEKQYPDQPLWREAFALVGETIRREPAYLETYYYLANMYRETGWWAKEAETWDLYLRELNHGRRVNASLIAQVYLRLAYSYFHQKSLDLAIANLTKATELNPNLVEAYLLLGRIYYESDRTDEAEKAYAKAYELDPHSKEAQYFFQLAGKARIFGKSAYEAYTQGYQYFAQGSLPEAEEYLKEAIHLNPSFKEAYYWLGRTLYEAGKLSEAEKAWGKVLELDPFNSQARRFLDRTQQEKKYGRKAVRNFQSGYERYEKGNYQEAIEFFKEAIVENPAFSEAHEYLARCYYRLGRTKEYVEERERVASLLSTPEDKAWYAYNTGYELFAWGEREKAKAWLEQAISVNDALGEAHLLLGEIYGEKGEWSKALSHYLKAKDNLEGEMKGQALWGIATADFELKQFGDLVLVLEEIIMNYPYAEFMEEAEALRIEVLVRTQDYKRARLAFQQFQIQFPESRFLEKASFFYALSFYEEGKWPEALTALKRFTERYPRSDFSSQVLEMLGYVYRHLGREEEARSTFEKLKGDEGTFLAADSWYRQKDWEQAIIAFTQYLSSYPQGKFLIEARLKLASSYLEKGMVQEAGNAIRSLEGQILNVFPVDFLRFRVKLRFQQEDWQGVVDDLIVLEEKTGRLEEEYLLILALAYHQLGRKEQAEEVLRQAGKNPEEILGDREAELLKKALEAMEKGDYFTVISQLGDGTGFTNRQHLVHFLLGKAHYFLSHFDEAYDHLSRSLASSEEGFFQEACFYLLDLAYRKGDWSGVIQFYRKLSEVRGPEILWRVAVAYYKEGNLPESRKILEDLITVDTVKEKAVLLLLEELYALKEYQAFLETVWEFFRSYPQHPEKEELLYLASWSAYFVGKMDESKKLISSYRTEFPQGKHEEELMSLLADILIQESAYEEAVGVLENLVHREGWSLENRLYAWYRLGTVFLRIQEFGKAADAFQHIVQAGESAYFDRAAYYLGMSWEYLENLEEAVKAYRLTVEKSQDSLWKSKAEERLALLTQE; translated from the coding sequence ATGAACTGGAAAAAAGGCATTATGTGGGGAATGATTTTGGTCCTATTTTGGGGAATGTTACTGATGGAATATTCCTGGGCTGAAGATGCTCTGACCATTGCTCTTCTTCCTTTTATCGATCGAAACAACGAAGAACCCCACTGGGGGTATCTCATTCGAGATTGGATTAAAAGGGTGCTGGAAGAGCAAAAGAACGTTGAAGTCCCTGACGTTTTTTCTGTCGATAATCTGGTTCGGGCTTCCCGTATTTCCTGGGATACACTTTTTGTCCCTACAGCTGCCCAATCATTGGGAAAAAGGGCAAATTGTGATTATGTTTTGATTGGTTCTTTCCGTCATCGGGAAGTGGCCGGTCGGGACAGAATTATCGTTACCCCCCGCTTACACCGACTTGTTCAGGGAGATTACATCGACATTCCCAGCGAAATGTTCGACGGGGAAAGAATGGATCTGGCTGCTTTGTATGTGGCTCAAAAGACCATGGAAGTCCTGGGTATCGAAACGTTCTTTTCCCAATTGTCCATATCGGTTCCATCTCTGGTCAATCTCTTTCCCCTTTATCAGGGACTCATCAAGGTTGACGAAGCCATCAGGACCTATGGTGAGAAACAGTATCCTGATCAGCCCCTGTGGCGTGAGGCATTTGCCCTGGTTGGGGAAACTATCAGGCGAGAACCAGCTTACCTTGAAACGTATTACTACTTAGCAAACATGTATCGGGAGACGGGATGGTGGGCAAAAGAAGCAGAAACATGGGACCTCTACTTGAGGGAGCTCAATCATGGGAGAAGGGTCAACGCTTCCCTCATTGCTCAGGTTTACCTTCGTCTGGCATATTCATATTTTCATCAAAAGAGCCTAGACCTGGCCATCGCCAATCTTACCAAAGCAACAGAGCTCAATCCCAATCTGGTGGAAGCGTATCTCCTTCTGGGTCGGATCTACTATGAATCGGATCGAACCGATGAAGCGGAAAAAGCCTATGCGAAAGCTTATGAGCTGGATCCCCACTCCAAAGAGGCGCAATATTTTTTTCAGCTGGCGGGAAAAGCCCGGATTTTTGGAAAGTCTGCGTATGAAGCGTACACCCAGGGATATCAATACTTTGCTCAGGGGAGTCTACCCGAAGCAGAGGAGTACCTCAAGGAAGCGATTCACCTCAATCCCAGTTTTAAAGAAGCATATTACTGGTTGGGGAGAACGCTCTACGAAGCAGGAAAGTTGTCGGAAGCTGAAAAGGCTTGGGGGAAGGTTTTGGAACTCGATCCCTTCAACAGTCAGGCCAGACGTTTTCTGGATCGAACTCAGCAGGAAAAAAAGTACGGGAGAAAAGCGGTGCGAAACTTTCAGAGTGGTTATGAGCGGTATGAAAAGGGAAATTATCAGGAGGCGATTGAATTTTTTAAAGAAGCAATCGTGGAAAACCCTGCTTTCTCTGAGGCCCATGAATATCTGGCGCGCTGTTATTATCGGTTGGGTCGCACCAAAGAGTATGTGGAGGAACGCGAGAGAGTAGCCAGCTTACTCTCCACTCCTGAGGATAAAGCCTGGTATGCGTACAATACGGGGTATGAGTTGTTTGCCTGGGGAGAGAGGGAAAAAGCTAAAGCCTGGCTTGAGCAAGCTATCTCAGTCAATGATGCTCTTGGTGAGGCCCATCTTCTTTTGGGAGAGATTTATGGTGAGAAGGGGGAATGGTCCAAAGCCCTTTCTCATTACCTGAAGGCCAAGGACAATCTGGAAGGGGAAATGAAGGGACAGGCATTGTGGGGTATCGCCACGGCGGATTTCGAACTCAAGCAATTTGGGGATCTAGTTTTAGTTCTTGAGGAAATTATCATGAATTATCCCTATGCCGAGTTTATGGAAGAAGCTGAGGCGTTGAGGATTGAAGTGTTGGTCCGAACTCAGGATTATAAGAGAGCCCGTCTGGCATTTCAGCAATTTCAGATTCAGTTTCCAGAGAGCAGGTTTTTAGAAAAGGCTTCATTTTTTTACGCTTTGAGTTTTTATGAAGAAGGGAAGTGGCCAGAAGCACTCACTGCTCTGAAAAGGTTTACGGAACGTTATCCCCGAAGCGATTTTTCCTCACAAGTTTTGGAAATGCTGGGATATGTCTATCGCCATTTGGGAAGGGAAGAGGAGGCTCGCTCAACCTTTGAGAAACTCAAAGGAGACGAGGGAACGTTTCTGGCTGCAGATAGCTGGTATCGCCAAAAAGATTGGGAACAGGCTATCATCGCTTTTACCCAGTACCTTTCTTCGTATCCTCAGGGGAAATTTCTGATTGAAGCCCGGTTGAAGCTGGCTTCTTCCTATCTAGAAAAGGGAATGGTTCAGGAGGCAGGAAATGCCATTCGTAGTCTTGAGGGACAGATACTCAACGTTTTCCCGGTTGATTTTCTCCGTTTTCGGGTTAAACTGCGTTTTCAGCAAGAAGATTGGCAGGGCGTCGTTGATGATTTGATTGTACTGGAGGAAAAAACTGGCCGACTGGAGGAAGAATATCTTTTAATCTTGGCTTTGGCGTATCATCAACTTGGAAGAAAGGAACAAGCAGAAGAGGTTTTGCGACAGGCAGGAAAGAACCCTGAAGAGATACTGGGAGATAGAGAAGCTGAACTCCTGAAGAAAGCTCTGGAAGCTATGGAAAAGGGGGATTATTTCACAGTTATTTCTCAGCTCGGAGACGGGACTGGTTTTACCAATCGCCAGCACCTTGTTCATTTTCTCCTTGGTAAGGCTCATTATTTCCTGAGCCATTTTGACGAAGCGTATGACCACTTATCCCGGTCGCTTGCTTCTTCAGAAGAGGGCTTTTTTCAAGAAGCTTGTTTTTATCTTCTGGACCTTGCCTATCGAAAAGGGGATTGGTCCGGGGTGATTCAGTTTTATCGTAAGCTTTCTGAGGTCCGTGGCCCGGAGATTCTATGGCGGGTGGCTGTAGCCTACTATAAGGAGGGAAACTTGCCTGAAAGTCGAAAAATTCTGGAGGATTTGATTACTGTTGATACGGTCAAAGAAAAAGCCGTTTTGCTCCTTCTAGAGGAACTGTATGCTCTGAAAGAGTATCAGGCTTTTTTGGAAACCGTGTGGGAATTTTTCCGTTCCTATCCACAGCATCCTGAAAAGGAAGAATTGCTGTACCTCGCTTCTTGGTCGGCATACTTTGTGGGCAAGATGGATGAGAGCAAAAAGCTCATCTCTTCTTACCGTACAGAGTTTCCTCAGGGAAAACATGAAGAAGAGTTAATGTCTCTTCTGGCTGATATCCTGATACAGGAAAGTGCGTATGAGGAAGCCGTAGGAGTATTAGAAAATCTGGTGCATCGTGAAGGATGGAGTTTAGAAAATCGACTCTATGCCTGGTATCGTCTGGGAACCGTTTTTCTCAGGATTCAGGAGTTTGGGAAGGCGGCCGATGCGTTTCAGCACATTGTTCAGGCTGGAGAGAGTGCATACTTTGACCGGGCTGCATACTACCTGGGAATGTCCTGGGAGTACCTTGAGAACCTGGAAGAAGCAGTCAAAGCCTATCGGCTAACTGTGGAGAAAAGTCAGGACAGCTTATGGAAGTCTAAGGCTGAGGAACGCCTGGCTCTATTGACCCAGGAGTGA
- a CDS encoding MotA/TolQ/ExbB proton channel family protein, with product MQFFSIIAKGGYVMYPIVACSVVSLAIFLERWYVLRHAKEEVKKYLRAVRKALSRKDLQGVLEITQKFQMPASRIILAGLKKYFAGQPKEAREAMEIKAMQELPFYERRLSTLVVIANISPLLGLLGTVTGMIKTFSVIAAVGVGKPTEMAGGISEALLTTAAGLSVAIPTVVIHHYLSRLSEHIVSDIERLSTELLDVMETTHPMIDLEDIALPEGEKDHVPISATEDQN from the coding sequence ATGCAGTTTTTCTCCATCATTGCTAAAGGCGGATACGTCATGTATCCCATCGTGGCCTGTTCGGTGGTGTCCCTGGCCATTTTTCTGGAGCGATGGTATGTGCTCCGGCATGCAAAAGAAGAGGTCAAAAAATATCTGCGAGCAGTTCGCAAAGCCCTTTCCCGGAAGGACCTGCAGGGGGTTCTTGAGATTACCCAGAAATTTCAGATGCCGGCCTCCCGCATCATCCTGGCTGGTTTAAAGAAATACTTTGCTGGTCAACCGAAGGAAGCCAGAGAGGCGATGGAGATCAAAGCAATGCAGGAGTTACCATTCTATGAACGGCGGCTTTCCACCCTGGTGGTCATTGCCAACATCTCCCCACTTCTTGGGCTTCTGGGAACAGTCACTGGGATGATTAAGACTTTTAGTGTTATTGCGGCGGTGGGAGTGGGGAAACCAACCGAGATGGCGGGGGGGATTTCTGAAGCCCTCCTCACCACGGCAGCAGGGCTTTCGGTTGCCATTCCAACGGTGGTGATTCATCACTACCTCTCTCGTCTCTCAGAACACATCGTCAGTGATATCGAGCGGTTGAGCACGGAGCTTTTGGACGTGATGGAAACCACCCATCCGATGATTGATTTGGAGGATATCGCTCTCCCCGAGGGAGAGAAGGACCATGTTCCGATTTCGGCAACGGAAGACCAGAACTAA
- a CDS encoding biopolymer transporter ExbD, protein MFRFRQRKTRTKPDINITPLVDVVLQLVIFFVVTTTFISVESGARVNLPSANFSKLEEAKTITITVTENNMLYVDGGLTDWNELPKVLVASLRKDPESMVVIEADKKVLHGNVVKVMDLARRAGAERMAIATQPEGEGE, encoded by the coding sequence ATGTTCCGATTTCGGCAACGGAAGACCAGAACTAAACCGGATATCAACATCACTCCCTTAGTGGATGTGGTTTTGCAACTGGTGATCTTTTTTGTGGTGACTACGACCTTTATCAGTGTGGAGAGTGGGGCCAGAGTCAACCTTCCCTCAGCCAACTTCTCCAAGCTTGAGGAAGCCAAAACCATCACCATCACCGTCACTGAGAATAACATGCTTTATGTGGATGGAGGGCTCACCGACTGGAATGAACTTCCTAAGGTGCTCGTGGCCTCCCTGCGAAAAGACCCGGAGAGTATGGTGGTCATCGAGGCCGACAAAAAAGTGCTCCACGGGAATGTGGTCAAGGTGATGGACCTTGCCCGGAGAGCAGGGGCAGAACGAATGGCCATTGCCACACAACCGGAAGGAGAAGGAGAGTGA
- a CDS encoding DUF3048 domain-containing protein, which yields MSRLVWDERRIWSFSLVFSLVVNLVVLAVISIYWLSFHYNRPSEEKPVVVELMEIPSLKKPQGTVPQTAELAELNPPPEMQKAEAQEVPQVQSEIASEMEQRKEQVRVPKPPVELPQAENIVEKTSPSGARLFNPGENIEVEESMKWQGAEAESTIKGQLDEAGQSSRLAHLAQEGMQRVESTVGETMATGELLPPTTSVEKRSPFTKRPIAVIVENAPQARPQAGLSKADVVYEIMAEGGITRFLAIFSSETVDRVGPVRSARPYFALKALEHDAIFVHSGGSVEAYTYMKELALDHIDEMSHFQPFWREKERRPPHNLYTSVVSLRQEAQKLGYNRPVRSAGFGVASASVNAPSGGKASALEIRYAGDYMVKFAFNEGKREYDRFVNGQPHTDSSSGVQISCSTVIVQMTEHVVKDEEGRLEIRFVGQGQGFVFSDGVVLPIRWEKKTLRDKTRFYYDNGEELRVNPGRVWVEIVDTKTKVVF from the coding sequence GTGAGTCGTCTGGTCTGGGACGAAAGGAGAATCTGGTCTTTTTCTCTGGTATTCTCTTTAGTGGTGAATCTTGTGGTTCTTGCCGTGATCTCGATTTACTGGCTTTCCTTTCATTATAACCGGCCCAGCGAGGAGAAACCGGTGGTGGTGGAACTGATGGAAATTCCCTCTCTCAAGAAACCACAGGGAACGGTGCCCCAAACCGCGGAACTGGCGGAACTGAACCCTCCTCCAGAAATGCAAAAGGCTGAGGCTCAGGAGGTGCCGCAGGTGCAGAGTGAAATAGCCTCGGAAATGGAACAGCGAAAAGAACAGGTACGGGTTCCCAAGCCTCCTGTGGAACTTCCTCAAGCAGAGAACATCGTGGAAAAGACTTCACCATCGGGAGCGCGGCTTTTTAACCCGGGTGAAAATATCGAAGTCGAAGAAAGCATGAAGTGGCAGGGTGCTGAGGCAGAATCGACCATTAAGGGACAACTTGACGAAGCAGGACAATCCTCTCGTCTTGCTCATTTGGCGCAGGAGGGAATGCAAAGGGTGGAAAGCACTGTGGGCGAGACCATGGCCACCGGAGAACTGCTCCCTCCCACCACGAGTGTTGAAAAGCGCTCTCCATTTACCAAAAGACCCATTGCAGTGATTGTGGAAAATGCTCCTCAAGCTCGACCGCAGGCAGGGCTTTCCAAAGCTGATGTGGTATATGAAATCATGGCCGAAGGAGGCATTACCAGATTTTTAGCGATATTTTCTTCTGAAACGGTGGATCGTGTTGGACCGGTACGGAGTGCTCGTCCATACTTTGCTCTGAAAGCGCTGGAGCACGATGCCATCTTTGTGCACAGTGGAGGGAGTGTCGAAGCCTATACGTATATGAAAGAGCTGGCTTTGGACCATATTGATGAAATGAGCCACTTTCAACCTTTCTGGAGGGAGAAGGAGCGGCGTCCACCCCATAATCTTTATACTTCGGTGGTTTCTCTGCGTCAGGAAGCCCAGAAGTTAGGGTACAATAGACCGGTCAGAAGTGCGGGATTTGGAGTTGCTTCTGCATCGGTGAATGCACCATCTGGAGGAAAAGCATCAGCCTTGGAGATTCGTTATGCTGGTGACTACATGGTCAAATTTGCCTTCAACGAAGGTAAAAGAGAATATGACCGTTTTGTTAATGGACAGCCCCATACCGACAGTAGTTCTGGGGTGCAGATTTCCTGTTCCACGGTGATCGTCCAGATGACCGAACACGTGGTGAAAGACGAAGAAGGGCGTCTGGAGATCCGATTTGTCGGGCAGGGTCAAGGCTTTGTTTTTAGTGACGGTGTGGTGTTGCCCATACGGTGGGAAAAGAAAACTCTGCGGGATAAGACCAGATTCTATTACGACAATGGCGAAGAGCTGCGAGTCAACCCTGGGAGGGTGTGGGTTGAAATTGTCGATACCAAAACAAAGGTGGTGTTCTGA
- the lgt gene encoding prolipoprotein diacylglyceryl transferase has translation MRPVLFFLGNFPIYSYGVMLGLAFLVGVLWALSHSSKYGVSKEAVMEVASLCVIGAVVGSRLAYVLLHWDYYSENLGKVFAVREGGLTFYGGIAGALLLTIPYIVRRKYNLVAFFDLFAPPIALGYAIARIGCFLNGCCYGRVCAYSFFPLGVKFPHLSGFRYPTQIYSLGYSLIIFFILLWISRRPHFPGALFLDYLWLYGVARFFMEYFREEPFTIGRFLTLGQLACVVVVTVVLFLKRLLQERYAARV, from the coding sequence ATGCGTCCAGTTCTCTTTTTTCTGGGAAATTTTCCCATTTATTCTTACGGGGTGATGCTTGGGCTTGCTTTTTTGGTTGGTGTTCTGTGGGCTTTATCCCATTCTTCAAAATATGGGGTGAGTAAAGAGGCTGTGATGGAAGTGGCTTCGCTCTGTGTGATTGGAGCGGTAGTGGGTTCACGATTGGCTTACGTACTCCTGCACTGGGATTATTATAGCGAGAATCTGGGGAAAGTTTTCGCGGTGCGAGAAGGTGGATTAACGTTTTATGGAGGCATTGCCGGGGCCTTGCTTCTTACGATCCCCTATATTGTGAGAAGAAAGTATAACCTGGTGGCCTTTTTTGACCTTTTCGCTCCACCAATTGCGCTGGGTTACGCGATTGCCAGGATTGGTTGTTTCCTGAATGGGTGCTGTTATGGACGGGTTTGCGCCTACTCATTTTTCCCTTTGGGGGTCAAATTTCCCCACCTTTCTGGTTTTCGTTATCCCACGCAAATCTATTCCCTGGGGTACTCCCTGATCATTTTTTTCATTTTGCTCTGGATTTCTCGACGACCCCATTTTCCTGGAGCACTCTTTCTCGATTATCTTTGGCTTTACGGTGTGGCCCGCTTTTTTATGGAATATTTTAGGGAAGAACCCTTTACCATCGGAAGATTCTTGACTTTGGGACAATTGGCCTGTGTAGTGGTTGTGACCGTGGTGCTCTTTTTGAAAAGGTTACTCCAGGAACGGTATGCAGCCAGAGTTTGA
- the xerD gene encoding site-specific tyrosine recombinase XerD: MQPEFEEVLESFLQFLFWEKRLSDNTIMAYHQDVTFFLQFLSQVGYHSLREVDLGVLEQFVVRESKKNLEKTSLARRISSLRTFFFFLVREKLVTENVAKLLDTPRIQRNLPAVLTLEEVERLIAVCDPLSPRGLRDRAMLELLYSSGLRVSELVLLEFSHLDLSNRMVRLWGKGFKERVVPFGEKAQDALIAYLEEGRPVLLKKSQSNYLFVSDASGRPLTRQSVWTLIKRYVLRAGIQKRITPHTFRHTFATHLLENGADLRVVQEFLGHSDIATTQIYTHVNRKMLREVYDKAFPRK; encoded by the coding sequence ATGCAGCCAGAGTTTGAAGAAGTCCTTGAGTCTTTTCTGCAATTCCTTTTCTGGGAAAAGCGATTGTCGGATAACACCATCATGGCGTATCATCAAGATGTGACATTCTTCCTTCAATTTTTGAGCCAGGTGGGATATCATTCTCTTCGGGAGGTGGACCTTGGGGTTCTGGAACAGTTTGTGGTGCGTGAGTCCAAAAAGAACTTGGAGAAGACTTCTCTGGCTCGGCGGATTTCGTCATTGCGGACGTTTTTCTTCTTTCTGGTACGGGAAAAATTGGTAACGGAGAATGTCGCCAAACTTTTGGATACGCCTCGAATTCAGCGTAATCTTCCTGCAGTTTTAACTTTGGAAGAGGTGGAACGGCTTATTGCGGTTTGTGATCCTCTGTCCCCCCGAGGGTTGCGAGACCGGGCTATGCTTGAACTTCTTTATTCGAGTGGATTGCGGGTCAGCGAACTGGTGTTACTTGAATTTTCCCATCTTGACCTTTCTAATCGGATGGTCCGATTGTGGGGAAAGGGATTTAAGGAGAGAGTGGTGCCTTTTGGAGAAAAAGCTCAAGATGCGCTCATTGCGTATCTTGAAGAAGGTAGGCCAGTTCTTTTAAAAAAGTCTCAGAGTAACTATCTCTTTGTGAGTGATGCTTCAGGACGTCCTCTGACTCGTCAGAGTGTCTGGACGCTGATTAAGCGATATGTTCTTCGCGCGGGGATTCAGAAGCGTATCACTCCCCATACGTTTCGACATACTTTTGCCACCCATCTTCTGGAGAACGGAGCGGATCTGCGAGTTGTTCAGGAATTTCTGGGCCATAGCGATATTGCGACTACCCAGATTTATACCCATGTGAATCGAAAAATGCTTAGGGAAGTTTACGATAAAGCCTTTCCAAGAAAGTAA